Within Nodosilinea sp. FACHB-141, the genomic segment AATATATAGAGTGTCGGCATCGGGGGAGTAGGTCAGGTGCAGTGAGTTTCTTCTCCCCTAAGTTGCCGACGGTAAACACGAGTATTGCGATCGTCTCAGCAATCTCTCCAACGTCTATAAGGCTATAGGGCGATCGCCTCTGTAGGAGGAGCGATCGCGGCAACTGTTACCTTTTGGCCGAAAAGGGAGCACTCTCGTTAGTGATAAATGACACCCTTTGGGAATGCTAAATTCACTTACTACTTAGTACAGCAGCCTTCCCAAAACCAGCACAGGTTGCCAGCCAAAGCACTAAATCACCCGCAGTGAGCCGAAACAATGAAAGCAATAGGATACCCTTTTCTTTTAACCGGAATTGGCATGTTGGCGGCCACATTCTTCACATACACAAATACCAACACCTTCCTCAAAGATGCCATCAAAACAGAAGGGACGGTGATAGAGCTGATACGGTCTCAATCAGACGATTCAGTAACTTACCAGCCGGTTGTGGTTTTTGTTAGCCAAGAAGGCGAAGAAATTGAATTCACCTCGCCGTCAGGCTCTAACCCGCCAAGTTACTCAAAGGGGCAAGCAGTAGAGATTTTTTATCTGCCAAATAATCCACAGAAAGCTGAAATTAATGAGTTCTTTTCATTGTGGGGTTTGCCAACTATTTTAGGTGCACTAGGCAGCATATTTTCTACAGTTGGCACTGGCCTCCTCGTTGTGCCCATGATAAAAGAACGTGAAGAAAAATATTTGAGGCAGCAGGGAACTCCCATTGAGGCCAAATTTAAGAGCATAGACGTTGATACTACGGTATCGGTCAATGGAAATCACCCTTTCCGGATCATGACGCAATGGCAGAATCCGTCTACTACAGAGATACACGTATTCAAGAGCAGCTGCTTATGGTATGACCCATCCGAATTTATGACAGGTGACTCAATCACCGTGTTTATCGAAAGAGAAAATCCTAAAAAATACTTCGTTGATCTTTCATTTCTTCCCAAGTTAGCTGAGTAGTAAGCCATGCACGGCTTCGAGAAGATTTTACCAAACTGAGTCAGAACCAGCAGATTCTTACTCAATCAATTCTCCAATATTAAAATCAATGCGAATCCAACTCCTCAGTTGTCTCAAGCTATCGAGCAGTAAAAGGGGAATTTGCCAATGATGCACCATTAGGAACGGCAGGGGATCATTCACCATGAAAATGGCTTCCTTACCCTGCCAGATGTTGGTGAGCCAGCGTTGAAGTTGTTGAAGCGATCGCACCTCATTTAACCGCCAGAGTTCGTGGTAAAGCCAGTACGTAGGTTTGCTGTTCGTGAGCGGTTCTAGGGGTTCTGGGGGAGCTTCGGAATTTAAGTAGGCATTGGCGACACCAGGATGGTTGTAGAACATGGTGAGTGCCGAGTGGGTGCGGGGGTTACACTCGATTGCATAAACCGTTCCGTCTTGAGCTTGAATTAAGTCAAAAGAAGCTTGCCCATAACCCGGAACAGCCGACAAAAATCTTTCGATCCAGGCGGCGATTTCGGGTTTATCAACCTGCTGATAATTCACCTGGAAGGCGGAGGATTTGCAACAGCAGTAGAGCGTTGATCGACCGTCGCGAACGGTGCTGTGGGTGCAATATTCCTGCCCTGGAATGAACTCTTGCAGAATCCAGGGCTTGGCTTCGCTGATGGGTAAACCATTCACGAATGTAGCCGTAGCTTCTGAGGTTTCACAAGGCAGTTTGGTCAGATCGAGCCGATGTTTAGAATCGTAGGGAATACTTTTGAGAATATACTTT encodes:
- a CDS encoding DUF3592 domain-containing protein; this translates as MKAIGYPFLLTGIGMLAATFFTYTNTNTFLKDAIKTEGTVIELIRSQSDDSVTYQPVVVFVSQEGEEIEFTSPSGSNPPSYSKGQAVEIFYLPNNPQKAEINEFFSLWGLPTILGALGSIFSTVGTGLLVVPMIKEREEKYLRQQGTPIEAKFKSIDVDTTVSVNGNHPFRIMTQWQNPSTTEIHVFKSSCLWYDPSEFMTGDSITVFIERENPKKYFVDLSFLPKLAE